A portion of the Bactrocera neohumeralis isolate Rockhampton chromosome 2, APGP_CSIRO_Bneo_wtdbg2-racon-allhic-juicebox.fasta_v2, whole genome shotgun sequence genome contains these proteins:
- the LOC126757733 gene encoding juvenile hormone esterase-like has protein sequence MASIKYLSLTNSIYWLALFNCLIKGRLSCSTLVNGETIEIEFNDQQQRKITVTGVCNKSWTGEEYYAFRGIPYVKPPVKELRFKDPQPLDELPSYIDARYDGHDCPSIYATNASEDCLILNIYTPTNIEAAKLPVLLFIHPGGLYIGSSLSTFISPAYLLAKPIVLVTFNYRLGTLGFLQLGTRDIPGNAGFKDQVQAMRWVQKYIQHFGGNPEDVTLMGYSAGALSVQLHLVSPMSRGLFHKAIIMSGSLPPQTVLPQHSQLELLRKQARVLNCTEVADEAQLLSCLRKFNGSEIAATLRGLFEFGKDNPIYIYLPVTESDFGQERFLIENPFESLKRAEFSKVPILIGFTSGEFCQSAVDIFKDSKLERSFYEDFQKLAPEIFMYAGYNGSLSEINESLRQHYLPNFLELDRRNLAHLCDFFSDAIIRFGAQRLTELAAPHIKVFPYNFEFRSEFSNLDYPLRPARVEHMDDLMYLFEMNAGNFKRNDSSTASMIRQYTKFIYEFVRAGSSLFGELPTYPRGYTKIGRSLEFQPGTNFAKDTYEKWKRLFHLDDNN, from the exons ATGGCttccattaaatatttatcaCTAACAAATTCAATTTACTGGTTGGCATTATTCAATTGTCTAATAAAAGGAAGATTGAGCTGCTCTACGCTGGTCAACGGTGAAACTATTGAAATCGAGTTCAATGATCAACAACAACGTAAGATTACCGTGACGGGGGTGTGTAATAAAAGCTGGACCGGTGAGGAGTACTATGCGTTTCGTGGTATACCGTACGTGAAGCCGCCTGTGAAAGAGCTACGGTTCAAG GATCCCCAACCACTTGATGAGTTACCCAGCTACATCGATGCTCGTTACGATGGCCATGATTGTCCGTCTATTTACGCCACAAATGCCTCTGAGGACTGCCTAATACTCAATATTTACACACCAACT AACATTGAAGCCGCCAAGTTGCCAGTACTTTTGTTCATACATCCTGGCGGTCTGTATATTGGTTCCTCGCTGAGTACCTTTATCAGTCCCGCTTATCTACTTGCCAAGCCCATTGTGCTGGTAACATTCAATTATCGTCTGGGCACGCTCGGCTTCCTGCAACTCGGCACACGTGACATACCCGGCAATGCAGGCTTTAAGGATCAAGTGCAGGCAATGCGTTGGGTAcagaaatatattcaacatTTTGGTGGCAACCCGGAGGACGTCACTCTTATGGGTTATAGCGCTGGTGCCCTAAGTGTTCAGTTACACTTGGTCTCACCCATGTCGCGAGGACTTTTCCACAAGGCCATTATAATGAGCGGCTCGCTGCCACCGCAGACAGTGTTGCCACAGCACTCACAATTGGAATTGCTGCGCAAACAAGCGCGTGTACTCAACTGTACTGAAGTAGCGGATGAAGCGCAGTTATTAAGCTGCCTGCGCAAATTTAACGGTAGTGAAATCGCAGCAACACTGCGTGGCCTTTTCGAGTTCGGCAAGGATAATccgatttatatatatttaccggTTACTGAATCTGATTTCGGTCAGGAGCGTTTTCTAATTGAAAATCCTTTTGAAAGTCTTAAACGTGCTGAATTTTCCAAGGTGCCTATACTGATCGGTTTTACAAGCGGTGAATTTTGTCAATCGGCTGTGGATATTTTCAAAGACTCGAAACTGGAACGCAGTTTTTATGAAGATTTTCAAAAGCTGGCGCcagaaatatttatgtatgctgGCTATAATGGCAGTTTGAGTGAGATTAACGAATCATTGCGCCAGCACTATTTGCCAAATTTTCTGGAACTGGATCGTAGGAATTTGGCGCatttgtgcgacttcttctcgGATGCGATCATTCGCTTTGGTGCACAACGTTTAACCGAATTAGCTGCTCCACACATCAAAGTCTTTCCCTACAACTTTGAGTTCAGAAGCGAGTTTAGCAATCTGGACTATCCTCTTCGGCCAG cgCGTGTCGAACACATGGATGATTTAATGTATTTATTCGAAATGAACGCCGGCAACTTTAAGCGGAACGATTCCAGCACTGCATCCATGATTCGACAGTATACAAAATTCATATATGAATTTGTAAGAGCTGG ctCATCACTCTTTGGCGAGCTCCCCACTTATCCCAGAGGGTATACAAAAATAGGCCGTTCACTGGAATTCCAACCGGGCACCAATTTCGCCAAGGATACCTACGAAAAGTGGAAACGCTTGTTTCATTTAGATGATAACAATTAA